GGATGTTACTGCTGGCCAACTTCCTGAGAGGTTCTTTTTGAAGGATGGAGGACCTTTGCGCGACCTACATTTACTTGTTTCCCGACTAGGGCAGAATTATGGAGACTAATACTCGTTGGATCTCGAGATCAACCATTTACCAGCTACTTTTTGCACTTTCCAGACATAAGTCCTGTAATCAATGGGTCCAGATGTCCATGAGATAACTGCGTCAAATTCCACCGTTGCTTCGGTCGCTCCTTCTCCTAAATCAACTTCAACATCACTGTTTCTATTGAAGTAAATGACGTTCCTTCCTTCAAATCTGCTTGAATAGGCATCGACAATCTGCAAATAGGACTTCATCGCTGTGTTTATAAGAGCCGGGTTAGTGTATAACCCCGCAAGACCGACTGAATTCTCCGCTTCCCAGTATTTCTCAAAATCCTTGACGAGCCCACTGATTTTGATCACAGGATCAATGATGAAACACCCGGAAAGAAGCATAAGCAGAACGGCTATTAAAGAAATGTACAGAATGACACGTTTCATTATCTCGCCCCCATTTTAGTCGCAGATCCCTTGCAAATATGGAAGACATGATCGTTCCTTCAAAATCCATAATATACCAAGTATTCTAGCATCGATCACGCTGAAAACTGTTTGGATGGAATACCTCTCAATGAAGGACGAATTTGTCTCAGCAGAATAATTAGCTGGCGCGATAGCTACACCTGTCCAGTTGGTCAATTATTATATAGCTTCATCATCCAAATTCGTCAGGTAATTGCGCTAAACTGATGTAAGATGGAGTTGGAGGTGGGATTGTGAAAAAGAGATTGCTATTGCTTGTGGCTGTTATTTTCGTAATTGGCTTGACATTTGGAGCGGGTGACAGAAAAACCCTTGTTGTAGATATAAATGGCGGGCAGTACAAAAGCATACAATCGGCAATTGACGATGCTAGATCAGGGGACACTGTGGAAGTACTTCCAGGAACTTATAGAGAGAGCCTGACAATAAGCAAGGATATTTTTCTTAAGGGAGCTTCTAGAGATGAGGTCATAATCATTCCCGAAGAAGATGACCTGGCAATCTTCGTAAGGGGCGCCGCCGAGTTCTCGATCGAGAGTATTACGATCATGACTTCAAGCTCGGCTATAAACGTTTCGAGGTCCTCAGGACAGATTGTTGATACTTTCGTTGCAGGCGGGCGTTTCGGAATTTCGTTCAGCGGTACCGGAATGACCCTTAAGATAATTGATTCGTATGTAACATGCTTTCAAGGATTGGGAAATGAAGATCCACTAGAAACGAGGCTGGCAGGAATATACGCGTACGGTAATGCAACTTTGATTGCCGAGAATTCTGTGTTTGAAAGAAACGGTGTTGGAATAAGTCTTACCAACGATCTCAAATACAGAATAGAGAACTGTACATTCAAGCAAAACAGCATAGGAGTGTCGCTGGGAGGCGACGCGACGGGTTCTCTAATAGGAAACATCATAACTGAAAATGTAGAGAATGGAATACTCATAAACTCTTCATCCACTACAACGGTAAAGAACAACCTCTTCTACGGCAATGTCTGGCATGGACTGGATCTTTACCTCAACCGCTGTACCGAGTGTGAATGTGGCGGTGACGAGTTCACTGGAACAGTTGTTGGATCTGGCAACATATTCGAATCTGAGGATGAGATTTGTCCGCTCGATTTCTGGGACGACAGCTTCTACAGCTTTGACAAGAATCTGGGAAAAGAGTAGGCCAATTATTCACATATGGAAGCCTTTGATATTCTTGCTATCTGACGAGTAGCGATGATCGTCAAGTTCTTTTTTGAGTAACTCCCTTTCTGTTCTCCAACTATTTCAGGGCTTGAAAGTTAGTAGTGATTCAGTTCTCAGTGACTACTTTGCCTTCTATAATTACTGTTCTGAAGACAACTGCCTGTAGATCCGCGAAACTTGAAATGCAGTTTGCCTTCTTCCTCAATTCACACTCTGCAAAAAAGACAATGGTATACTAATGTTGGTGATAGCAGAATGCGGAAAACCAACTGGGACAACATAAATAAAATAGTGGCGATCGCGCTGAGTATAGGCTTGGTGATTGCATTAGTCATAATGGTATTCGCTTTTATAAATCTTACAAAAGCAAATGCTTCTTCAAAGGCCTTCAGGGATACCCTCACTGAGTCATATGGCATTGAATCCAATCAATGAGAAAGGAATCCACATCCCTCCAATCACTTGACAAGGGCCAAATACTGGACCAACGCAGCTGAAACAGGCAGATCTCTGGATGTCGTCCTGTCATCCAAGTTCTGTTTTTTTGCACTATAGATGTAGCAAATTGATTGCTGGCCACTACAATGCAGAACAAAGAGTCATCCACAACTGACAAGAAAGAGCATTTCTCCCATAATCTCGACTCAGATAATCGGAAGCATTCTCGGTGATTCTTGGTGAGATGTTAGGGATTCGAGATAGAAAAAGAAGTTGCTCTTCGTCGGAAAAGAGAAGAGCTTTACTGGCTGGAACTTCAAGATCCATAAGCTAGTAGTGCAGACTTTGGGCAACTCCCTTCATAGACCAGCGAAAGATGGATCTTCGAATCTTCTCACTCCAAACCGAGTGCCCTCTACCTTCCCGAGATTTTTTTGAATGACTTACAGGGGTCCGATCTTGGACGGCCAACTTATGACGTTTAGCAAAAAGTCATCGGCCTTCACCAGAGGCAAAGGCCGATTAAATGCTCTTACTAAGGCTCCCTAACAGGCATCACAATCTTTGTCAGGTACTGGTCCTCAGGAAACTCCGGCCCGTTGTAATAGTATTCATAAACGGTCCCAGTAGGAACATATCCGCTCTTGCTAATCCACTCGGCCATTTCACTGTACACCGTCTCCATCTGACTGTATGGACCCATGTAGACAGAAAAGACGCTTAACCCCTCGGGAATGGAGCTCTGAATGATGTCGCCTTTTCCGGGCAGGTCGGATGAAACCGGGAAGCCTATCTCAACATCAAGATTCTGCATGTCCATGTTGTGATAAGCAACAAATGGGATATCTGCAGGAGATTCCCCCAACTCGCCCAAATAGGCGGCAATCTCTCCATAACACTTTCCAATAAGAGAAGGTAGATTCTGAACGCTCGTTTTTGTGCGGACAACCAGAGTGGAACTTGCACAGCGCTTCAATAATGCGATAGGTGTTAGCCTCGGCATAATTACCCCCTTTAATTCTTCTAGTGACTTGTGTCCCGTCAATAGTATTTCCAGGTAGATCGGATCAACTGAATCAAACGAGACCAAACCAATAATAATACATTTTCCTGAAATACCGATGCTTCATTAGAAATCCAGGGCATATGACATGTCCTGAATCAAATACTACCGTCCCCAGGATAGCGCTGTCATTACTCTATTGCAGAAAGCCATGTATAATCCGAGCCAACGGGATAACCGTTCATCAATGCAGACACGGCGCCGGACATATTCTCGCCAGATTAAAGCGTGATGTTGGGCAAGAGCAGTACGAAAGACTGTTATGACATCTTCTAATTGATTGTATGGAAGTAGCTGCAATTGTCATTCACTGACGAGAGTGTAGACTGCAGAACGTGGAGCACCATAAGTAATCAACACCACTACTGGGATAGGGCAGTCGGCATCGGCCGTTTCTTATAAAGCTGATGCTCACTACTCCAATTTTGATTTGACCCGTACGCGAATAGAAATTCATCAATAGTAGTAATGTCAGACGAATAGAGATCGATCATCCTAGTTCCTCTTTCAGAGGCGCTTCCAATCATTCACTATTGCCTGTACGCCTTTGTTTGTAGTCGTTTCTGAACATTTCTAGAGACTCTTTCCGCGCTTTGGAGAAATCAATCGTTTCTGGTAGTTTGATAACAAAGGAGAGTCACAAGGAGGTTGAACTAATCAGGCATGGGTATCGTTAGAAATCTATACATCTCTTTCAGAGTCAGGTCTAACCGTTTTTTCAGCCGCACAAACAGAAACAAGACTTCTCCCGACTCTAATGCGATCAAAGCAATGCGGCTTTGCCGGGCGATGAAGTAAGCATATGTTCGACAAGAGAGTTATCTTTCTCCCTGTAGATGAGCGATTCTGCACGAGAGATTATTTCCTGTTGCTGGCTCGTGCCGCAAATATTGACGTCGTTACTCCGCCGAAAGTTTATCTGGGGGCAAAGAAAACGCCCCCAGACCTTCGCCGTCTATCTAAATGGCTTGAGGAGACTGTACTGCCGGGCGATTACCTGGTTATTTCTGTCGACATGCTCGTGCACGGCGGACTTATACCCTCGAGAATAAGCCTGGACACTCTGGATACCCTCATTGAAAGGCTCGGCCTGCTGGAGGAGCTGAAAAAATCGGACGTGAAGATCTACGCAACCACGACTATCACAAGAACGCCGTTCTACAACTCGTCCGAAGAGGAACCGGATTACTGGCAATACTTCGGGCTGGACATGTATGATCTCTCCAGACTTCTTGCCAGGAGCTTTAGAGGTGAGATGGTTCACCGCTCCATGATAGAAAAGATCGGCAAGATTCCCTCTCACTTCGTAACGGACTATCTTGTGAGACGAATAAGAAACAGAAAGCTTGTCTCTTCAGTAATAGAACTGGTAGACAAAGGCGTGATTGACTTTCTGAATCTAGTTCTCGACGATAACAGCAAGGAAAGCATATCCCTTGCCGAAAGTGAGATTCATCGGGCCATGGTAGACTCCCTCAAAATAGGATCGAGGGTCTCAATTCATGCAGGCGCAGATGAAGCGACACTTAGCCTACTGGCTAGAGTGCTTTCTGAATCGGTGGGAGAGATCCCGACCTTTGAGGTTCATTACGCCTCTCCGGAGCACAAAGATTTCATTCCACCCTACGAAGGCTCTCCACTCTACCAGGGCATTCAAAACCATATAGAGGCGGCCGGAGGAAAGGTGGTCGACAGCGCAGGAGAGATTCTGCTTCTGGCAAACAACCCGGAAGTCGGTCTCGACAGCGCTCAACAGCTCTCCGCTCCCACCGACTTGAGTGCGTATGATAGGTTCTTTCGCGAGATCGAAGCGGCAGATTCGATCATAAAGGGTATAGCCGATGTGAAGTACACCAACGGCGCAGACAACTATTTGGTCGAAGAGTTGCTTAAGAGAAGCGAACTGAACTGGCTGGAAACGAATTACTCGGCCTGGAACACAGCAGGAAACACTCTTGGAACAGTATGCGCCCATTCTATAGTCCAGCTCCTGGGAAGTAAGGGGCTGCTGAAGGTAGATCAGTCAAGGATCAAGGAATTGCAGGCTATCTTCTTCCTTGAGCACTGGGCATTTCAGTCGAATATACGCAAGAGGCTGCTGGTCGAAGCAGAAAAAAGAGGGTCAAAGCCGTGGACAGTCATTCCCGTCGAATCATGGGCCGAGGGATTTGTAAGGAGTGAACTGACTCCCTATATTCCTCCTGTTCGAGATGCGCTGGAAATGGAATTCGAGATCGAGCGACTGTTCTTTCCCTGGCACAGATCCTTCGAACTCGGTCTTTCGATTTTGCAGAAAGACGATCCCAGAGGTGACTGAATTGCGTTCAGAACTGCTTAAGAAGATAGAGAAGAGAATAATCGTTTCGTGCCAGGCTTTAGAGGACGAACCTCTACACGGCCGTGGAATTATGGTGCTTATGGCGAAGGCTGCCATAATGGGAGGAGCCGCTGCGATAAGGGCAAACGGGGCACAAGACATTGAGGATATTAAGTCCACATTCGACATACCCTTGATCGGACTTAACAAACGAGACATTGAGGGATATCCGGTTTACATAACTCCAACTTCGGAAGACGCCCTTTCTATTTTGAGAGCGGGAGCCGATGTTGTCGCCATAGACTGCACACTTAGGAGGAGACCGGAACCTCTCGATTCGATGTTTGCCGTAATAAGAGAGAAGTTCCCAGAAAGGCTCATAATGGCCGATATCTCCAGCATCGGGGATGCGAGGGAAGTATCCCGTCTCAAGCCCGATTTTCTCGCTACCACGCTTTCTGGCTACACAGATGAGACACTAGAGAGACCGCAACCGGATATCCGACTGGTAGAGGAGCTGGCCGAAGAGTTCGACATTTACGTGATTGCGGAGGGCAATTACTGGCAGCCGGAACAGGTTGTGAAGGCCCTTGAGGCCGGGGCCTTTTCGGTTACTGTGGGAAGTGTCATCACGAGACCTCAGTTGATAACAAAGAGATTCACGAGTTATATTGAGGAGTGGAATAAAGAAGGCTTCAAATCCCGGGATTAGATCGGTCCATTTGGGTTGCTGAATGGTAGTAATTGCGGACCTGATTCAAATGCAATAGTTGTGGATTTTGAATCCTCTCTGCAGATGTCTATAATGAAAAAGCCATAGATTCTCAAGAAAGAGTTTATTGAGGTAACAAGACCAACAAGGAGGTAAGATTTTGAAGCGTCTGTTTGCATTTCTTTTGTTTGTACTCCTGACTCTGACGGTTACGATGGGTTTGAGTGAAGAAGAGAAGAGACTCGAAATCCAGGAAAGAGTCGAAAAGGCGGCCAGGCTGATCGAAGAGAATGGGCCAGAGATATTCTCGCTTTTCTACGATAGAGACGGCGAGTTCTTCATTGGTGAGGAGTACATCTTCATCTACGACGATAGCGGAACCAATCTAGTCAACGCGGGAAATCCAACCGTCTTTGAGGGTAGAAACCTGATATCTCTCAAAGACAAGAACGGACTCTACATGATTGTCAGGATCTTCGAAGTCGCCCTAAATCAGGGAGGAGGCTGGCTGGATTTTTACTGGCCCTTGCCGGACGGAGGTCCCGCGACATTCAAGAGCGCCTACGTTATGTCCGCTACTCACGGAGAGTTGACATATGTGCTTGGAATGGGATATTACAAACAGGAGCAATGAGTTATTTGGTTCTGAATGAATAGCAGAATACTCTAGTACCTGCAAAGGCAAATCAGGTCTCGATATGCTTCAAGAAGACCTACGGTTTGCTTATAGCGTAATTCTGAAGCGAGGTGTATGAATGCTTGCTCTCGGAATAGATATTGGCGGAACGATGATCAAGACGGCGATTGTGGATTCAAATGGCACACTCTCCGAGAAGAGATTATTTCCAACCTCCATAGATCTAAAAGACCAGCTCTTGGAGATCGTTAGGGAAGAGCTAGCCGCGCACAAAGTGGAAGCTATAGGCATCGGTACGGCAGGAAGAATCGATCCTGTCACTGGAAATGTGAATCTGGCTACGAGCAATCTCGCCAACTGGACCGGAGTACCTGTAAAGACTCTCATCCAGGAGAATACAGGCGTTGTTACAGCCGTTCTGAACGATTCAAGTGCGGCTGCATTCGGCGAATGGTTCTGCAACTATCGTCGGGCGGAAACCCTGGTCATGATAACGGTGGGGAGTGGCCTTGGCGGAGGAATCGTGATAAACGGCTCTCCTCTTCTCGGAAAGCGCGGAGAGGCAGCGGAATTCGGTCACATCATCATACACCGTGGTGGAAAACCTTGCAACTGCGGTAAGGAGGGGTGCGCCGAGCAATATATATCTATGCGCCTTATTCATAGCCTTGTGGCAGCGGCAGCAGGCCAAGAGATGGACAGAGCCACTCTCATCGAACAGTATCTAAGCGGCAATCCAGTTGTTGAAGAAGCAGTAAGTACCGTAACAGGAGATCTTGCGATAGTAGTCGACTCGGTCTTCCTGAGTTTAGACCCCGACCTAGTAGTTGTGGGAGGCGGCGTGTGTGAGCTTGGGAAGAGATTCCTGAACAGCCTGAGAGAGGAACTTTCAGTGCTATCAAGATCGTCGCTGTATACCGAAGAAGATGTGGTTCTTTCTCTTTCTGGAAACGATGCAGGAATAATAGGTGCAGCTGTCTATGCAATGGCCGGAGAAGCATCCGGACACGAATGACTGGCTTCGATAGGAAGAGCGGCTCTTAATATCACGCTGGACGCTGAGAAGTGCGAAGAACAGAAGTGATGCCGACTTCGTCGGGAAGTGATGCGCCGAAAGATCACCGGCGGAAGTGATGCCCGGAAAGAGGTCCGGGGAAGTGATGCTGCTTCGGAGGAAGCTCTCTTGAAGTTGGTCTGTTGGCGCAGGCCAGTCAAAAGGCGAGAATCTCGCCCGAGGAGTTTTGCTGGGGAGCAAGACCAGATCAAAGGGGAGCATTGCCGAACCGCTATTTCACTCTTGCCAGACCTTAGAGGCGACAACTCCAGACCCGTCTCTTCTGTACGGGATCTGACTTCTCTCATTGACCTTGGTAGTCTCGAATATGGTTTTTCTCGAAGCGAAGCTTCGTCTCAAACTCAAAGCATCTTCTCGCTCTTCAATTAGCCTTCTCGGAGGACGGTGAACCGTTGACCGATGACCTTTCTTCCTGTTGCCTTACTCTTCCAAGCTATCAGCGTCTCCTGGCAAGCGACCCGTGCGCGGGTCCTTGGACGGTGAACCGTTGACGGTTGACCTTGTTCTTCAAAGCGA
This region of Mesotoga sp. BH458_6_3_2_1 genomic DNA includes:
- a CDS encoding nitrous oxide reductase family maturation protein NosD; this encodes MKKRLLLLVAVIFVIGLTFGAGDRKTLVVDINGGQYKSIQSAIDDARSGDTVEVLPGTYRESLTISKDIFLKGASRDEVIIIPEEDDLAIFVRGAAEFSIESITIMTSSSAINVSRSSGQIVDTFVAGGRFGISFSGTGMTLKIIDSYVTCFQGLGNEDPLETRLAGIYAYGNATLIAENSVFERNGVGISLTNDLKYRIENCTFKQNSIGVSLGGDATGSLIGNIITENVENGILINSSSTTTVKNNLFYGNVWHGLDLYLNRCTECECGGDEFTGTVVGSGNIFESEDEICPLDFWDDSFYSFDKNLGKE
- a CDS encoding GyrI-like domain-containing protein; its protein translation is MPRLTPIALLKRCASSTLVVRTKTSVQNLPSLIGKCYGEIAAYLGELGESPADIPFVAYHNMDMQNLDVEIGFPVSSDLPGKGDIIQSSIPEGLSVFSVYMGPYSQMETVYSEMAEWISKSGYVPTGTVYEYYYNGPEFPEDQYLTKIVMPVREP
- a CDS encoding DUF4127 family protein yields the protein MFDKRVIFLPVDERFCTRDYFLLLARAANIDVVTPPKVYLGAKKTPPDLRRLSKWLEETVLPGDYLVISVDMLVHGGLIPSRISLDTLDTLIERLGLLEELKKSDVKIYATTTITRTPFYNSSEEEPDYWQYFGLDMYDLSRLLARSFRGEMVHRSMIEKIGKIPSHFVTDYLVRRIRNRKLVSSVIELVDKGVIDFLNLVLDDNSKESISLAESEIHRAMVDSLKIGSRVSIHAGADEATLSLLARVLSESVGEIPTFEVHYASPEHKDFIPPYEGSPLYQGIQNHIEAAGGKVVDSAGEILLLANNPEVGLDSAQQLSAPTDLSAYDRFFREIEAADSIIKGIADVKYTNGADNYLVEELLKRSELNWLETNYSAWNTAGNTLGTVCAHSIVQLLGSKGLLKVDQSRIKELQAIFFLEHWAFQSNIRKRLLVEAEKRGSKPWTVIPVESWAEGFVRSELTPYIPPVRDALEMEFEIERLFFPWHRSFELGLSILQKDDPRGD
- a CDS encoding N-acetylmannosamine-6-phosphate 2-epimerase, whose amino-acid sequence is MRSELLKKIEKRIIVSCQALEDEPLHGRGIMVLMAKAAIMGGAAAIRANGAQDIEDIKSTFDIPLIGLNKRDIEGYPVYITPTSEDALSILRAGADVVAIDCTLRRRPEPLDSMFAVIREKFPERLIMADISSIGDAREVSRLKPDFLATTLSGYTDETLERPQPDIRLVEELAEEFDIYVIAEGNYWQPEQVVKALEAGAFSVTVGSVITRPQLITKRFTSYIEEWNKEGFKSRD
- a CDS encoding cache domain-containing protein, with product MKRLFAFLLFVLLTLTVTMGLSEEEKRLEIQERVEKAARLIEENGPEIFSLFYDRDGEFFIGEEYIFIYDDSGTNLVNAGNPTVFEGRNLISLKDKNGLYMIVRIFEVALNQGGGWLDFYWPLPDGGPATFKSAYVMSATHGELTYVLGMGYYKQEQ
- a CDS encoding ROK family protein: MLALGIDIGGTMIKTAIVDSNGTLSEKRLFPTSIDLKDQLLEIVREELAAHKVEAIGIGTAGRIDPVTGNVNLATSNLANWTGVPVKTLIQENTGVVTAVLNDSSAAAFGEWFCNYRRAETLVMITVGSGLGGGIVINGSPLLGKRGEAAEFGHIIIHRGGKPCNCGKEGCAEQYISMRLIHSLVAAAAGQEMDRATLIEQYLSGNPVVEEAVSTVTGDLAIVVDSVFLSLDPDLVVVGGGVCELGKRFLNSLREELSVLSRSSLYTEEDVVLSLSGNDAGIIGAAVYAMAGEASGHE